One Candidatus Spechtbacteria bacterium DNA window includes the following coding sequences:
- a CDS encoding O-antigen ligase family protein: MQTFTILIILFFSAVALYKRQWGLYLFVFLLPLYIFRIDVQVFNTGRMVALSISEILFYILTIIVLIRDWREAGRKMRELIIREKLLLLGILYLLSGVFVGVWQSNNALQTVGILRGWIIAPTALFFISIIIRANKEYIARALAVSASFVAAASFFAPHAFNADVRLQGFLGSPNYLAMYLAPLLPFILYEIFKCIRDKKPFITSAFWVAGCAVTTTAIFFSFSQGAWLGIVAALVVAALWYAKKRFSTNAIIIAMFFIILFSEFIGQSFLQDSIASSLKSRAGLWEAAWNIGVSHPLFGIGAGMFPEAYKIQKHIVLYPTSMETALHPHNIFLSFWLYGGLLGMLGFGIILIWLAKKLYIRLLEKEKNSAMLYGAVAAAFIIILVHGLVDTTYWKNDLAFMWWILLAMV; this comes from the coding sequence ATGCAAACATTTACCATTCTAATAATATTGTTTTTTTCTGCGGTCGCTTTATATAAGAGGCAGTGGGGTTTATATCTGTTTGTATTTCTATTGCCGCTATATATTTTTCGCATTGATGTGCAGGTATTTAACACCGGAAGGATGGTAGCGTTATCTATAAGCGAAATATTATTCTACATACTTACAATCATAGTATTGATAAGAGATTGGCGCGAAGCGGGTAGAAAAATGAGAGAATTAATTATTAGAGAGAAGCTTTTATTGTTAGGTATTTTATATCTTTTATCTGGTGTTTTTGTTGGTGTGTGGCAGAGCAACAATGCCCTACAGACGGTGGGTATCTTGCGTGGCTGGATTATAGCACCAACGGCACTGTTCTTTATATCCATAATAATCAGAGCCAATAAGGAATATATTGCAAGGGCGCTTGCGGTCAGCGCGTCGTTTGTTGCCGCGGCAAGTTTTTTTGCGCCCCACGCCTTTAATGCAGACGTAAGGCTGCAGGGTTTCCTTGGGTCTCCTAATTACTTGGCTATGTATCTCGCCCCCCTATTGCCTTTTATACTATACGAAATTTTTAAATGTATTAGAGATAAAAAACCTTTTATAACATCTGCTTTTTGGGTGGCAGGTTGCGCGGTGACCACAACAGCAATATTTTTTTCATTTTCACAAGGGGCATGGCTTGGGATTGTTGCGGCGCTTGTTGTTGCGGCGTTGTGGTATGCTAAAAAAAGATTTTCAACAAATGCCATTATTATCGCAATGTTTTTTATAATTTTATTTAGTGAGTTTATTGGGCAGTCGTTTTTACAAGACTCCATTGCTTCTTCGTTGAAATCTCGCGCTGGGCTGTGGGAGGCCGCGTGGAACATCGGCGTCTCCCATCCCCTATTTGGTATTGGCGCCGGCATGTTCCCCGAAGCCTATAAGATTCAAAAACACATTGTGCTTTACCCCACCAGCATGGAAACAGCGTTGCACCCACATAATATTTTTCTATCTTTTTGGCTTTACGGCGGATTACTAGGAATGCTTGGTTTTGGGATTATTCTTATTTGGCTCGCTAAAAAATTATATATAAGGCTTTTAGAAAAAGAAAAAAACAGCGCTATGTTATATGGCGCTGTTGCCGCGGCGTTTATCATTATATTAGTTCACGGGCTAGTAGATACCACCTATTGGAAAAACGATCTGGCGTTTATGTGGTGGATTCTACTGGCTATGGTGTAG